The Hippoglossus hippoglossus isolate fHipHip1 chromosome 24, fHipHip1.pri, whole genome shotgun sequence genomic interval GTCCGGATTATTACCACTTCACATCGCTGCTCAGAGAGGAAGTAACACGTATGCACACTGACTATTATCGGCCTTATTTCGTTGCATTTTTATGAAAgtgtaagaaaataaataatcccaTAAACGATCTCACAGTAAAATCAAAACTCTAACTTGACTTCTGAACTAAACACGGCTGGTTTCCTGTCGAGTCAGGATCCTGTTGGGAATCAGACTGAGCTAATCCCTGTGATGTCCCCTGCTTCCAGTATCGTGTCCATGTTGATACCAGCCACCAGTAAGGCCAGAGTCCGGCGGGCCGGCATCAGCCCGCTCCATGTGGCAGCTGAGCGCAACCGGGACGATGTGCTGGAGGTTCTGATTGAGGCGGGCTTCGATGTTAATGCTCAGCTGTCTGAGGAACGATCCCAGCTGTACGAGGACCGCCGCAGTACGGCCCTCTACTTCTCtgtcatcaacaacaacattgaCGCCGTGAGCATGCTGCTGGCAGCTGGTGCCGACCCAAACCTGGACATGCTCAAGCCGCTGATGGTGGCGGCGAGGCAGAGCTGCATTCAGGCCACAATCCTGCTCGTGAAGCACGGAGCTGACGTCAACGCCTGCATCCCCACGCACCCCACCACCTTCCCCGCCATTTACATGTTCTCCATGAAGTACCTGCCCATGTTCAAGTACCTGCTGGACCAGGGAGGCCACGCCCGCTCCTGCTTTGACTGTTGCTATGGCAGCAAACCTCATCCACCAATCAAAACCACTCGATCAGAGAGGGACAACTCCTACTTCCTGGAAGAGACACAACTGAGGAGGGGCGTTCAGGTGACCTGAGTTTAACACGATTAAATAAagacattgattgattgattgattaaatgatgaattgattgattgattgattgattgattgacagttCTGTGAGATGATCTCAGCCCCCAGCATCTGTCGGTGGGCGGGGCCAATCATTGACATCCTACTGGACTACGTTGGTCATGTGACTCTCTGCTCCAGACTGATGGAACACCTGGACAGTTACAGCGAGTGGAGCATCATCAAAGAAAAAGCAGGTCAGTTAATAGATAATCAATAACTCTCATTATTGTTCTCTTAGAAGTAAAGACATGCTGTCTACAGATTGTtggtgtttttaatttcctggTTTGTGTTTCAGCTTCACCGCGGTCACTGATGCAGATCTGCAGGCTGCAGATCCTGCAGCTGGTCGTACGTCCACGTGTGAAGAAGTTACCGTTGCCTGGAGTTCTGATCCGGTTCCTGCAACATGGAGAAGGATCCATCGGTGACTGAGGTGTCGCTCATACTGACTTAACCCAGTTTACTCAGTTAAACCCAATTAACTCAGTTAACCTCAGTTAAACTCAGTTTACTCAGTTAAACCCAATTAACTCAGTTAAACTCAGTTAAACTCAGTTTACTCAGTTAAACCCAATTAACTCAGTTAAACTTAGTTAAACTCAGTTTACTCAGTTAAACCCAATTAACTCAGTTAACCTCAGTTAAACCCAGTTTACTCAGTTAAACCCAATTAACTCAGTTAAACTCAGTTAAACTCAGTTTACTCAATGATAAGAttaagtttgttgtttgttaaaagataaagatcaaacatgagaaatgaagaaatgtagTTTAGCTGCATCAGCTTAGCgtaaacagataaaacagatgTTATTCAAATGTTACTAATCTGTTACTAACATGTTAATATGTTATTAACATGGTATTAATCTGTTATTAACGTGTGTTAGGCAGGAAACAACATGATGataacatttgaaaacatttgactCATAATCACAtgagaaaatgtattcacaGTTAAAATTTATTGaaaatgcagattttaaaacaatgaaataaaaaagcagttttaaCTAAAATTAACTAATTTCGATTTTATTAATTGAAGTTCTTcaagtttatttacatttttgattGTTTATTACAGAAATTTCAATGTGAGCAGATAAACAGACAAGCGGTGCAAATGAAAAAGTCtcattaataatgaatataatcTGATTATTTTGACGTTGTATTCACTCAGAGACGATTCTGTCACTTTTCCTGTTTGTGGGGGAGGGGCTGTGGGAGGGGTTGGGGGAGGAGGTGGGCCCTGTGAGGTTGGGGGAGGATCATGGGCTGTTTGTTGTCTCCTCGGTCATGCCAGCAGACGTCCAGCAGGGGGTAGACTTTCCCCTGAATGTCCAGCCTGAAGCTGTAGATGAAGCCCAGCTCGTCAGGACTGTCGCTGTTATAGAAGGTCAGACCTCCTCCCTCGTAGTCCAGGAACAGTCCCACCCGGCGAGGGGGCGTCGACACCGGGAGGACGACCCGGGGTGAAGAGAAGGCTTCGTAAACTCCGTCCTTCAGTCCGATCAGCCACGCTCCACTCTCTGGGCTCTTGACCAGCTTGGACTTCCGACCGGTTGTTCCTTTGACCAAACCAAGACGCCATTTGGGTTTGTTACCCACCTCCACCTGGTGAGGACACAACTTTACAACCACTAGTTCTACACGAGCAGCTGAGTTTGCCCAAGATATGTCTCATTCACACAACACCATTTTTAGCCCAATTTTCTAGTCGCCTGACTTTTGGACAAAAGCCCCAGACCGTAAACAAATCTGTGTTCAATCACTTTGAGTGAACTCGTCAAAGTTCAAGAGGCTCGCGGATACGTTGCAGACTTTGACTAGATGTGGAGTCCTACGAGTCGAGGGTCTGTTCCTGGTGAAAGATGGTGCATTGTGTGAAAACCTGTCGACACTCGGTCATGTAAGAACTCGTGAAAGACTCTCGAAGACAGGAAGTCGAGTAGTGTGAACACACTCGTCTTTATCAGAGTCATAATCGTTCAGTGAAGCTGGCTTTTAAACAGCCAAAGCACCAGTTCAGGTGatcacattcatgtcagtgagAATCCACACAGAAACATCTTCTCTCAGAACAGGTACAGTTCTTTAACGATCTTTTCaatttctgtgatttctgtgtgtgactgcagtCTCATGCCCTTTTATGGGCATTGGTGGGGCTTTATCTATGTTTCTATCagtttctatctatctatgctTTCAACTTACGAACACATGTCAATCATCATTTAAGAACTCACGTGTGaacaattctgcagtttaagAACGTGTCTTGAATCTGATGTAGTTTTCTTAGTAAGCTTCTTAAGAACAGATTTAAGAAGATATTGTCATCACAGCCGAGAGTCGCTGTGTGAAGAGGTGTATCCTCAGGTGGTTCACCTGAGGATACACCTCTTCACACAGCCGAGAGTCGCGGTGTGAAGAGGTGTATCCTCAGGTGGTTCACCTGAGGATACACCTCTTCACACAGCCGAGAGTCGCTGTGTGAAGAGGTGTATCCTCAGGTGGTTCACCTGAGGATACACCTCTTCACACAGCCGAGAGTCGCTGTGTGAAGAGGTGTATCCTCAGGTGGTTCACCTGAGGATACACCTCTTCACACAGCCGAGAGTCGCTGTGTGAAGAGGTGTATCCTCAGGTGAACCACCTGAGTGTTTAAATGGCAGCTGAACAGCAGGGTTGTGACCCTGATGACGGTTTACCTCCCAGTAGTGTTTCCCAGAGCAGAAGCCTCGGTTGGTGAGGACGCAGTAACTATAACTGAACCTCTCTGGATTATCAGGAAGTCTCCGCAGCACAGCCCCACAGAACACCACCGTGTCCCCGTGATGGAGCTCCAACATTGGGTGAGCGGTTTGAGGATCCAGCTTCAACATCTCTGGTgctggaggaagaaaaggaagttTAAATATGTGAAGACAAAGACGTTACCAccatcaaaacaaaatgtttgaatcATCCATCTGATTTATAACTGACAGGGACAGGAAGAGGGACGGAGACAGATAGAGGAACGGGGACGTATAGAGAGAATGGTGGAGGGAAGGGGACAGGTAGAGGGACAGGGACTGGTAGATGGACAGGTAGAGGGACAGGGACTGGTAGATGGACAGGTAGAGGGCTAAGTAGAGGGACAGGGACTGGTGCACCTGGCAGGACTTTTCGGTGTAGTCTCTTCCAGACTGTGAGTTTGATGTCGTTGTGGTTGAAACCTGGTTTGAAGTTGACGGAGCTGAagagctccctctgctggagcTTCTGACTCTCTCTGAACCTGCAGACGTTACATTTTTATCGCTTAATGTTTTATGGgtaaaatgactgaaaacacGTTGAGACATTTGTTACCTCGGAGCGATTGATCCGTACttctgtaaacaaacagaaacaggacaGTAATGAGTCTGATGAAGGTTATGGATCCGATTCAAACGTCCTGTCCACAAGAGACGGATCAGGGTCTCGGACTGAAAATACCATGATGAAGTCCAAGTGTCCCTCGTTGCTCAGCTCCTGCAGGGTGATGTGCGCCTCCTGCAGTCGGTTCAGGTTCTGGTTTAACTGGTCCGTCTGGTTCTGGAGGGATAGGATAAGGACGGCAGCAGACGTCTCCACCTGCTGCatgaaccccacctcctcctcctccaggcagCGCCGCAGTTCGCCAAACTCCTTCCTCACCACCCACTTCAGCACGTCAGACTCATTCTGAATGGACAGAGTGAAGCAGCAAATGTGGTCACCTTCTA includes:
- the LOC117758727 gene encoding E3 ubiquitin-protein ligase TRIM50-like, whose protein sequence is MERRQSLEEQLRCPVCLDVFTEPLMLQCGHSYCRCCVRSMTMDLLGQLQCPVCRCAVDGDSPSPNVTLARIIEALQEVSVSGGAQLESCPQHHNPLSLYCEDELTVICGLCGSIGAHRGHKITPVSSVYSRMKEDISCLMTEFQQQKRKVEDHICKLSYNRSRITNESDVLKWVVRKEFGELRRCLEEEEVGFMQQVETSAAVLILSLQNQTDQLNQNLNRLQEAHITLQELSNEGHLDFIMKYGSIAPRFRESQKLQQRELFSSVNFKPGFNHNDIKLTVWKRLHRKVLPAPEMLKLDPQTAHPMLELHHGDTVVFCGAVLRRLPDNPERFSYSYCVLTNRGFCSGKHYWEVEVGNKPKWRLGLVKGTTGRKSKLVKSPESGAWLIGLKDGVYEAFSSPRVVLPVSTPPRRVGLFLDYEGGGLTFYNSDSPDELGFIYSFRLDIQGKVYPLLDVCWHDRGDNKQPMILPQPHRAHLLPQPLPQPLPHKQEK